In Mycolicibacterium mucogenicum DSM 44124, the following are encoded in one genomic region:
- a CDS encoding DUF3017 domain-containing protein, which yields MTAKEFARKVFAGQWPILSVGVFFVVAFALVVGGYWRRGALVMAIGVGIAAVMRLLLTDDRAGLLVVRSRIIDVATTASVSAVMLYVAWTINPLGTA from the coding sequence TTGACCGCAAAGGAATTCGCCCGCAAGGTGTTCGCCGGCCAATGGCCGATCCTGTCGGTGGGCGTGTTCTTCGTGGTGGCGTTCGCGTTGGTGGTCGGCGGCTATTGGCGCCGCGGTGCGCTGGTCATGGCGATCGGCGTCGGTATCGCCGCGGTCATGCGCCTGCTGCTGACCGATGACCGCGCCGGGCTGCTCGTCGTGCGCAGCCGGATCATCGACGTCGCGACGACGGCGTCGGTCAGTGCCGTCATGTTGTACGTGGCGTGGACCATCAACCCGTTGGGGACTGCCTAG
- a CDS encoding DoxX family protein has product MNTALWIVAGVLAFVFVGSGVMKLVLSKEKLVAQGLGGLDDVDPNAIRGIGAAEVAGAIGLIVPPLVHILPVLTPLAAVGLAAVMVGAIVTHGRRKEYPNVAVNVVLLGLALFVAWGRFGAYAF; this is encoded by the coding sequence ATGAACACTGCGCTGTGGATCGTCGCCGGCGTACTGGCTTTCGTCTTCGTCGGAAGCGGTGTCATGAAGCTGGTCCTGTCCAAGGAGAAGCTGGTTGCGCAGGGCCTGGGCGGACTTGACGACGTGGACCCGAACGCCATCCGCGGGATCGGCGCGGCCGAAGTGGCCGGTGCGATCGGCCTGATCGTGCCGCCGCTGGTGCACATTCTCCCGGTGCTCACCCCGCTGGCCGCCGTCGGCCTCGCGGCGGTCATGGTCGGCGCGATCGTCACGCACGGCCGTCGCAAGGAGTACCCCAACGTTGCGGTCAACGTGGTGCTGCTCGGTCTGGCGTTGTTCGTCGCCTGGGGCCGGTTCGGCGCCTACGCCTTCTGA
- a CDS encoding NADH:flavin oxidoreductase, with protein sequence MNTQPNVSTDVFSEAKLGPITLRNRIIKAATFEAATPDALVTDDLIRYHRLPAAGGVGMTTVAYCAVSPGGRTDGWQLWMRPEAIPGLRKLTDTIHGEGAAISAQIGHAGPVANARTNKATALAPVRLFNPLSMRFARKATRADIDAVMAAHAGAARLAIEAGFDAVEVHLGHNYFASSFLSPLINKRRDEFGGSLYNRAKVARGTVQAVREAVGDQIAVIAKLNMSDGVRGGIPMEESLQTAKWLQEDGALDALELTAGSSLVNPMYLFRGDAPVKEFAANFTPPISWGIRMSGHRFFREYPYQEAYLLQQARQFRAELTMPLILLGGITNRETMDLAMAEGFEFVAMGRALLAEPDLLNRIQADRTVKSGCTHCNLCMPTIYSQTHCVVTGKPY encoded by the coding sequence GTGAACACCCAGCCCAATGTGTCCACTGACGTTTTCAGTGAAGCCAAGCTCGGTCCGATCACGTTGCGTAATCGGATCATCAAGGCGGCGACGTTCGAGGCTGCGACCCCGGATGCGCTGGTCACCGACGATTTGATCCGCTATCACCGGTTGCCGGCCGCGGGTGGGGTGGGGATGACGACGGTGGCCTATTGCGCGGTGTCCCCGGGTGGGCGTACCGATGGGTGGCAGTTGTGGATGCGCCCGGAGGCGATCCCCGGCCTCCGAAAGCTCACCGACACCATTCATGGCGAGGGGGCGGCGATCAGCGCGCAGATCGGGCATGCCGGCCCGGTCGCCAACGCGCGCACCAACAAGGCCACCGCGCTGGCGCCGGTGCGGTTGTTCAACCCACTGTCGATGCGCTTCGCGCGCAAGGCCACCCGCGCCGATATCGACGCGGTGATGGCCGCGCACGCGGGCGCCGCCCGGTTGGCGATCGAGGCCGGGTTCGACGCTGTCGAGGTGCACCTGGGCCACAACTACTTCGCGTCCTCGTTCCTGTCGCCGCTGATCAACAAGCGCCGCGACGAGTTCGGTGGCTCGCTGTACAACCGCGCCAAGGTCGCCCGCGGCACGGTGCAGGCGGTGCGCGAGGCCGTCGGGGATCAGATCGCGGTGATCGCGAAACTCAACATGAGCGACGGCGTGCGGGGCGGCATCCCGATGGAGGAGTCGCTGCAGACCGCGAAATGGCTGCAAGAGGATGGCGCGCTGGATGCGCTGGAGCTGACCGCGGGCAGTTCGTTGGTCAATCCGATGTACCTGTTCCGCGGTGATGCGCCGGTCAAGGAGTTCGCGGCGAACTTCACACCGCCGATCAGCTGGGGCATCCGGATGAGCGGGCACAGGTTCTTCCGCGAGTACCCCTATCAGGAGGCCTACCTGCTGCAGCAGGCTCGCCAGTTCCGCGCCGAACTCACGATGCCGCTGATTCTGTTGGGTGGCATCACCAACCGGGAAACCATGGACCTGGCCATGGCCGAGGGTTTCGAGTTCGTCGCGATGGGCCGGGCCCTGCTCGCCGAACCGGACCTGCTCAACCGGATTCAAGCCGACAGGACGGTGAAATCGGGCTGCACACACTGCAATCTGTGCATGCCCACCATCTACAGCCAGACCCACTGCGTCGTGACCGGCAAGCCCTACTGA
- a CDS encoding nuclear transport factor 2 family protein yields the protein MTTSTDSVAMFCAATRGGEVDRFIAALAPDAELISPLSGRMVFRGRDDLRVLLTAVYAGMRNLEWENVIGDGHTRVAVSRGRIAGLTITDALVFELDDAGLIRRLRPHLRPWLAVTVFALLLGPRLAAHPGVARRALRR from the coding sequence ATGACGACCAGCACCGATTCCGTCGCGATGTTCTGCGCGGCCACCCGCGGCGGCGAGGTCGACCGGTTCATCGCCGCCCTCGCCCCTGACGCCGAGCTGATCTCCCCGCTGTCCGGGCGCATGGTGTTCCGCGGCCGGGACGACCTGCGTGTCCTACTGACCGCGGTCTACGCCGGGATGCGAAACCTGGAGTGGGAGAATGTCATCGGCGACGGACACACGCGTGTCGCGGTGAGCCGCGGGCGCATCGCGGGACTCACCATCACCGATGCCCTGGTGTTCGAACTCGACGATGCCGGGTTGATCCGGCGGCTGCGCCCACACCTGCGGCCGTGGCTCGCGGTGACGGTCTTCGCCCTACTGCTCGGCCCCAGACTCGCCGCCCACCCGGGCGTCGCGCGCCGCGCGCTCAGGCGCTGA
- a CDS encoding FAD-dependent monooxygenase, with the protein MPADVVISGAGPNGLMMACELALAGVKPVVLDALPGPGDEPKANGLVGQVIRQLDMRGLYQTFTGDPNAPQPAYGWMFSGLPLNFVGIESNPMRALLMKQPRLVQLLYERAQTLGVEVRWGHAVTALSAGPDGVTVDVAAPDGAYVLQADWLVGADGGRSTVRKQSGIGFPGHTSPTVARLAHVHIADEFRCPDGELDVPGFGRIPFGHNRYDTGMVIFFEAHGDPPMLGTLEFGSLSEDSPGELTYDELRQSLRRVLGVDVPFDLPAGPGPFARRRVDGQNTRQADAYRSGRILLIGDAAHVHSAMGGPGLNLGLQDTLNLGWKLAAVINGWAPEELIDTYESERYPVGERVMMHSLAQIALTAPGPEVRALRTLLDELFQLPDVTAHMAGLLAGADVRYEMGGTPHRLTGFMVPDERLDDGRRLTELLHSGRGVVLDLSGGAVAAVAAPWDRRVDTVVAAMADGPAAMLIRPDGYVAWAADAFAAADAEDLRAALERWFGPGEISA; encoded by the coding sequence ATGCCCGCTGACGTCGTGATCTCCGGCGCCGGACCCAACGGCCTGATGATGGCCTGCGAACTCGCCCTCGCCGGCGTCAAACCCGTCGTGCTCGACGCACTGCCCGGGCCCGGCGACGAGCCCAAGGCCAACGGCCTTGTCGGACAAGTGATCCGGCAGCTCGACATGCGTGGCCTCTACCAGACATTCACGGGCGATCCCAACGCGCCGCAGCCCGCTTACGGCTGGATGTTCTCCGGCCTGCCGCTGAATTTTGTTGGCATCGAGAGCAATCCGATGCGGGCGCTGCTGATGAAGCAGCCCCGATTGGTCCAGCTGCTGTACGAGCGGGCCCAGACTCTCGGGGTCGAGGTGCGGTGGGGACACGCCGTGACCGCGTTGTCGGCCGGGCCTGACGGCGTCACCGTCGACGTGGCCGCGCCCGACGGCGCCTATGTGCTGCAGGCCGATTGGCTGGTGGGTGCCGACGGCGGCCGAAGCACCGTTCGCAAGCAGTCGGGTATCGGCTTTCCCGGACACACGTCCCCGACGGTGGCCCGGCTGGCGCACGTGCACATCGCCGACGAGTTCCGCTGCCCCGACGGCGAGCTCGACGTACCGGGATTCGGGCGGATTCCGTTCGGGCACAACCGTTATGACACCGGCATGGTCATCTTCTTCGAGGCACACGGCGATCCGCCGATGCTGGGCACCCTCGAGTTCGGCTCACTGTCGGAGGACTCGCCGGGGGAGCTGACGTATGACGAACTGCGGCAGAGCCTGCGCCGAGTGCTCGGGGTCGACGTGCCGTTCGACCTGCCGGCCGGACCCGGTCCGTTCGCCAGGCGCCGCGTCGACGGCCAGAACACCCGGCAGGCCGACGCCTACCGGTCCGGTCGCATTCTGCTGATCGGTGATGCCGCACATGTGCATTCGGCAATGGGCGGTCCCGGGCTGAACCTCGGTCTGCAGGACACCCTGAACCTGGGCTGGAAGCTGGCCGCTGTCATCAATGGCTGGGCGCCTGAGGAATTGATCGACACCTATGAGTCCGAGCGCTATCCGGTCGGCGAGCGCGTCATGATGCACTCACTGGCCCAGATCGCCCTCACTGCACCGGGACCCGAGGTGCGCGCCTTACGCACGCTTCTCGATGAACTCTTCCAGCTGCCCGACGTCACCGCGCACATGGCCGGACTGCTGGCGGGGGCGGATGTTCGCTATGAGATGGGCGGGACCCCCCACCGCCTGACGGGGTTCATGGTGCCGGACGAGAGGCTGGACGACGGGCGCCGGCTCACCGAGCTTCTGCACAGCGGCCGGGGCGTGGTGCTCGACCTGTCCGGCGGTGCGGTGGCCGCGGTCGCCGCACCATGGGACCGCCGCGTCGACACGGTGGTCGCCGCCATGGCCGACGGGCCCGCTGCCATGCTGATCCGGCCTGACGGCTATGTCGCCTGGGCCGCAGACGCATTCGCCGCGGCGGATGCCGAGGACCTACGTGCGGCCCTGGAGCGGTGGTTCGGTCCCGGCGAGATCAGCGCCTGA
- a CDS encoding class I SAM-dependent methyltransferase, with protein sequence MTGERSLSFGEQAAAYERGRPSYPPESINWLLPTGAVDVLDLGAGTGKLTVRLAERGLAVTAVDPIPEMLEVLSGSLPSVPALLGTAEEIPLPDNSVDAVLVAQAWHWFDPERAAAEVARVLRPGGRLGLLWNIRDERLGWVKELNRIIGCEHDPSADSLCGGFTDIETHRFEWTSYLTPQALLDLVASRSYCITSPADVRRKVLGEVRELLSTHPALANSTGLALPYVTHCVRATLA encoded by the coding sequence GTGACGGGCGAACGCTCACTGTCCTTCGGAGAGCAGGCCGCCGCCTACGAGCGGGGGCGCCCCTCGTATCCGCCGGAGTCCATCAACTGGCTGCTGCCCACCGGCGCCGTCGACGTCCTCGACCTCGGCGCCGGTACCGGCAAGCTGACCGTCCGACTGGCTGAGCGCGGTCTGGCGGTCACGGCCGTCGACCCCATCCCCGAGATGCTCGAGGTGCTCAGCGGGTCGCTGCCGTCGGTGCCGGCCCTGCTCGGCACAGCCGAGGAAATCCCGTTGCCCGACAACAGCGTTGACGCGGTCCTGGTCGCCCAGGCCTGGCACTGGTTCGACCCGGAGCGGGCCGCGGCCGAAGTGGCCCGGGTGCTACGGCCGGGCGGTCGGCTGGGTCTGCTCTGGAACATCCGCGACGAGCGGCTGGGCTGGGTCAAGGAACTGAACCGCATCATCGGCTGCGAGCACGACCCGTCGGCCGACTCGCTGTGCGGCGGCTTCACCGACATCGAGACCCACCGCTTCGAGTGGACGAGTTACCTGACGCCGCAAGCACTTCTGGACCTCGTGGCGTCACGGAGCTACTGCATCACCTCGCCCGCCGACGTGCGCCGCAAGGTGTTGGGCGAAGTGCGCGAATTGCTGAGTACGCACCCCGCGCTGGCCAACAGCACGGGATTGGCGTTGCCGTACGTCACGCACTGCGTGCGGGCGACGCTGGCCTAG
- a CDS encoding winged helix-turn-helix transcriptional regulator: protein MSKQSFGDISCSIARTLDVVGQRWTALVLRDLFAGMARFEDIRRDLGIASNVLAARLDDLERHAIVARRQYQSAPPRFEYVLTDKGRDLYPVIVTLLAWGDKWTAGEDGPPALLVHDECGCVTTAKTVCTECGGELGALSTTAVPGPGARVGPGTAVIGTFLAPGEPGA, encoded by the coding sequence GTGTCCAAACAGTCCTTCGGCGACATCTCCTGCTCGATAGCGCGGACGCTCGACGTGGTGGGCCAACGATGGACGGCCCTGGTGCTGCGGGACCTGTTCGCGGGGATGGCCCGGTTCGAGGACATCCGCCGCGATCTCGGCATCGCGTCGAACGTCCTCGCCGCGCGCCTGGACGACCTGGAGCGCCACGCGATCGTGGCGCGGCGCCAATATCAGAGCGCGCCTCCGCGTTTCGAGTATGTACTCACCGACAAGGGGCGCGACCTCTACCCGGTGATCGTGACGCTGCTCGCGTGGGGTGACAAGTGGACTGCCGGAGAGGACGGGCCGCCGGCGCTACTGGTCCATGACGAATGCGGCTGTGTCACAACGGCAAAGACCGTCTGCACCGAATGCGGCGGGGAACTCGGGGCGCTGTCGACGACCGCGGTCCCCGGGCCTGGAGCGCGGGTCGGCCCGGGTACCGCGGTCATCGGAACATTTCTGGCCCCCGGCGAACCGGGTGCCTAG
- a CDS encoding TetR family transcriptional regulator, producing the protein MAESAETGLRERKKLDTRRALSDAALQLAFDRGGLDAVTREEIAALAGVSLRTFNNYFSGKYEALAYRIAERMQRSVATFRSRPADEPLWTSIIVAVTGTLEEEMVDITGADLIPDRRELVEVRKLLMRTEVRNAVPQILYRDWVAAIAERTGLGPDDMYPRLVVAVVRAVGDTAMEAYANADPPVSITQLMRAGFDAVIAGLPEPNRTKE; encoded by the coding sequence ATGGCCGAATCAGCCGAAACTGGTCTGCGCGAACGAAAGAAGCTCGACACCCGTCGGGCGCTGAGTGACGCGGCGCTGCAGCTGGCGTTCGACCGCGGCGGGCTGGATGCCGTCACTCGCGAGGAGATCGCGGCGCTGGCGGGAGTGTCCCTACGGACGTTCAACAACTACTTCAGCGGCAAGTACGAGGCGCTGGCTTATCGCATTGCCGAGCGGATGCAGCGCAGTGTCGCGACATTCCGGTCGCGGCCGGCCGACGAACCGCTGTGGACGTCGATCATCGTGGCCGTGACGGGCACGCTGGAAGAAGAGATGGTCGACATCACGGGTGCCGACCTCATCCCGGACCGCCGCGAACTCGTCGAAGTCCGAAAACTGCTGATGCGCACCGAGGTTCGTAACGCGGTGCCGCAGATCCTCTATCGGGACTGGGTGGCGGCCATCGCCGAGCGAACGGGCCTCGGCCCCGACGACATGTACCCGCGCCTGGTGGTGGCCGTGGTCCGCGCGGTCGGAGATACCGCGATGGAGGCGTACGCCAACGCTGATCCGCCGGTGTCCATCACGCAGCTGATGCGCGCGGGTTTCGATGCCGTGATCGCCGGGCTGCCTGAACCGAACAGAACGAAGGAGTGA
- a CDS encoding bifunctional methylenetetrahydrofolate dehydrogenase/methenyltetrahydrofolate cyclohydrolase, which translates to MGAITLDGKATRDEIFTDLTKRVAALTAAGRTPGLGTVLVGDDPGSHAYVRGKHADCAKVGINSIRRDLPADISQAELNAVIDELNANPECTGYIVQLPLPKHLDENAALERIDPDKDADGLHPTNLGRLVLNEPAPLPCTPRGIVHLLRRFEVPIAGAHVVVIGRGVTVGRPMGLLLTRRSENATVTLCHTGTRDLPALTRQADIIIAAVGVPHMLTADMVKPGAAVVDVGVSRVDGKLAGDVHPDVWEVAGHVSPNPGGVGPLTRAFLLANVVEAEEAKLS; encoded by the coding sequence GTGGGTGCAATCACGCTGGACGGCAAGGCCACACGCGACGAGATCTTCACTGACCTGACGAAGCGGGTGGCGGCGCTGACCGCCGCCGGCCGGACGCCGGGTCTCGGCACAGTCCTGGTCGGTGACGACCCCGGCTCTCACGCCTACGTGCGCGGCAAGCACGCCGACTGCGCCAAGGTCGGCATCAACTCGATCCGCCGGGACCTGCCTGCCGACATCAGCCAGGCCGAGTTGAACGCCGTCATCGACGAGCTGAACGCCAACCCGGAGTGCACGGGCTACATCGTGCAGTTGCCGCTGCCCAAGCACCTCGACGAGAACGCCGCGCTGGAGCGCATCGACCCTGACAAAGACGCCGACGGTCTGCACCCGACCAACCTGGGTCGGCTGGTGCTGAACGAGCCCGCACCGCTGCCGTGCACGCCGCGCGGCATCGTGCACCTGCTGCGTCGCTTCGAGGTACCGATCGCCGGCGCGCACGTCGTGGTGATCGGCCGCGGCGTCACCGTGGGCCGGCCGATGGGCCTGCTCCTCACGCGACGTTCGGAGAACGCGACAGTGACGTTGTGCCACACCGGAACCCGTGATCTGCCGGCGCTGACCCGGCAGGCGGACATCATCATCGCGGCCGTCGGCGTCCCGCACATGCTGACCGCCGACATGGTCAAGCCGGGCGCGGCCGTCGTCGACGTGGGCGTCAGCCGTGTCGACGGCAAGCTCGCCGGCGACGTCCACCCCGACGTGTGGGAGGTGGCCGGTCACGTGTCGCCCAATCCGGGAGGCGTCGGACCGCTGACCCGCGCTTTCCTGCTGGCCAATGTGGTCGAGGCGGAAGAGGCGAAACTGTCTTGA